One window of the Herbiconiux sp. L3-i23 genome contains the following:
- a CDS encoding DUF4032 domain-containing protein, translated as MSGSLNISAAVVDPALLDLPWDLPLEVWPDDTIAALPKGISRHLVRFVHLSGYVIAVKETTDELARREYDMLRMLQRLEVPCVDPVAVISGRTDENGEALAPVLVTRHLKFSLPYRALFSQALRPDTATRLVDALALLLVRLHIIGFFWGDVSLSNTLFRRDAGAFAAYLVDAETGKLYSGGLSNGQRENDLEVARVNIAGELMDLAAGGRVEEDLDPVEVSERIVAQYRTLWKELTGWETISNQERWRINERVNRLNDLGFDIEELAIKADEGGTNVRIQPKVVDAGHHQRRLLRLTGIDAQENQARRLLNDLDSYVATFPKDSLDEEGMAHEWVAQVFEPVVRAIPRDLKRRLEPAEVFHQLLEHRWFMAQEEGRDIPLAEALGSYIDNVLRHRRDEATVINPPTSAITLPVLTDDEDDDWRSRV; from the coding sequence GACCTTCCGCTCGAGGTCTGGCCCGACGACACGATCGCGGCGCTGCCGAAGGGCATCTCGCGCCACCTCGTCCGCTTCGTGCACCTCTCGGGCTACGTCATCGCGGTCAAGGAGACCACCGACGAGCTGGCTCGCCGCGAGTACGACATGCTGCGCATGCTGCAGCGCCTCGAGGTGCCCTGCGTCGACCCGGTGGCCGTCATCTCGGGCCGCACCGATGAGAACGGCGAGGCCCTCGCCCCGGTGCTCGTCACGCGGCACCTGAAGTTCTCACTCCCCTACCGCGCGCTCTTCTCCCAGGCGCTGCGACCCGACACCGCGACCCGTCTCGTCGACGCTCTCGCCCTGCTGCTCGTGCGCCTGCACATCATCGGCTTCTTCTGGGGCGACGTGTCGCTCTCGAACACCCTGTTCCGTCGCGACGCCGGCGCTTTCGCCGCGTACCTCGTCGACGCCGAGACGGGCAAGCTCTACTCCGGCGGGCTCTCGAACGGTCAGCGCGAGAACGACCTCGAGGTCGCGCGGGTCAACATCGCCGGCGAACTGATGGACCTCGCCGCCGGTGGCCGCGTCGAAGAGGATCTCGACCCGGTCGAGGTCAGCGAGCGCATTGTCGCCCAGTACCGCACGCTCTGGAAGGAGCTGACCGGCTGGGAGACCATCTCGAATCAGGAGCGCTGGCGCATCAACGAGCGGGTCAACCGGCTCAACGACCTCGGCTTCGACATCGAGGAGCTCGCGATCAAGGCGGACGAGGGCGGCACGAACGTGCGCATCCAGCCGAAGGTCGTCGACGCAGGGCACCACCAGCGGCGTCTGCTGCGCCTGACCGGCATCGACGCGCAGGAGAACCAGGCGCGTCGACTCCTCAACGACCTCGACTCCTATGTCGCGACGTTCCCGAAGGATTCGCTCGACGAGGAGGGCATGGCGCACGAGTGGGTCGCGCAGGTCTTCGAGCCGGTCGTCCGGGCAATCCCGCGCGACCTGAAGCGTCGTCTCGAGCCAGCCGAGGTGTTCCACCAGCTGCTCGAGCACCGCTGGTTCATGGCTCAGGAGGAGGGGCGCGACATCCCCCTCGCCGAGGCCCTCGGTTCGTACATCGACAACGTGCTGCGGCACCGCCGCGACGAGGCGACCGTCATCAACCCGCCGACCTCGGCGATCACCCTTCCGGTGCTGACGGATGACGAGGACGACGACTGGCGCTCCCGCGTCTGA
- the rlmB gene encoding 23S rRNA (guanosine(2251)-2'-O)-methyltransferase RlmB encodes MAGKPRPGAVRKTKKGPSVGTGGNGRRALEGKGPTPKAEDREYHPAGKRKIARERLAAKTGGAKAGSGQPTRAPRRPRSDDAEYVTGRNSVLEALRARIPATALYVATRIDVDERVREVLAIANNRGIPLLEVTRPEVDRLAGEGGVHQGLALKVPAYEYSHPLEILDQVERAGTTPLFVALDGITDPRNLGAIIRSVGAFGGQAVIVPQRRSVGLTASAWKTSAGAAARVPVAMAANLTQTLKALKERGLFVVGLDGDGDVSLPGLDLAGRPLVVVVGSEGKGLSRLVTETCDAVVSIPISAVTESLNAGIAASVALYEISKLRAAK; translated from the coding sequence ATGGCCGGTAAGCCACGTCCGGGAGCAGTCCGGAAGACGAAGAAGGGGCCGAGCGTCGGCACGGGCGGCAACGGCCGCCGTGCGCTCGAGGGCAAGGGCCCGACCCCGAAGGCGGAGGACCGCGAGTACCACCCCGCCGGCAAGCGCAAGATCGCCCGCGAGCGTCTCGCGGCGAAGACCGGGGGAGCGAAGGCCGGCAGCGGCCAGCCCACCCGGGCGCCGCGTCGCCCTCGCAGCGACGACGCCGAGTACGTCACCGGGCGCAACTCGGTGCTCGAGGCGCTGCGTGCGCGCATCCCCGCCACCGCGCTGTACGTCGCGACCCGCATCGACGTCGACGAGCGCGTCCGCGAGGTGCTCGCCATCGCGAACAACCGCGGCATCCCGCTGCTCGAGGTCACCCGCCCCGAGGTCGACCGGCTCGCCGGCGAAGGCGGGGTGCACCAGGGCCTTGCTTTGAAGGTGCCGGCCTACGAGTACTCGCACCCGCTCGAGATCCTCGACCAGGTCGAGCGGGCGGGCACGACGCCGCTGTTCGTGGCGCTCGACGGCATCACCGACCCCCGCAACCTCGGAGCGATCATCCGCTCCGTCGGCGCCTTCGGCGGTCAGGCGGTCATCGTGCCGCAGCGCCGTTCGGTCGGCCTCACTGCGTCGGCGTGGAAGACGTCGGCGGGCGCCGCGGCGCGCGTCCCGGTCGCGATGGCGGCGAACCTGACGCAGACGCTCAAGGCGCTCAAGGAGCGCGGTTTGTTCGTCGTCGGTCTCGACGGTGACGGCGACGTCTCGCTCCCGGGCCTCGACCTGGCGGGCCGCCCGCTGGTGGTCGTCGTCGGCAGCGAGGGCAAGGGCCTGTCGCGCCTCGTGACCGAGACCTGCGACGCGGTCGTCTCGATCCCGATCAGCGCCGTCACGGAGTCGCTGAACGCGGGCATCGCCGCGAGCGTCGCCCTGTACGAGATCTCGAAGCTCCGCGCCGCCAAGTAG
- the cysS gene encoding cysteine--tRNA ligase: protein MGIRLYDSLSAQLTDFEPLVDGEVGIYVCGPTVQSSPHIGHLRSALVYDLWRRWFSHRGYRVTLVRNVTDIDDKILDNAARAADAGTPEEWWALAYRFELEFTASYNTLGIQPPTYEPRATASVAQMQEIIARLIDRGHAYPAPDGSGDVYFDTGSWPAYGLLTRQKTDDMVAASDADPRGKRDPRDFALWKGRKDGEPVSASWDSPWGAGRPGWHIECSAMSARYLGPAFDIHGGGLDLRFPHHENELAQTTAAGDPFASYWVHNGLVNVEGQKMSKSLGNSIFAADLLGAARPIVVRYYLASAHYRSVLDYHDGALLEAEAALERIETFLLRVQRRLADTRFAGAGAPVVPEAFAAAMDDDLSVPEALAVLHETVRAGNAALDAEDLPAAAAHRAAVHAMTAVLGIDPTSAEWRGADHSSVHVVLTALVERLIDDRQQARATKDFARADGIRSDLAAAGITLEDSAGATHWSIDGR from the coding sequence GTGGGAATCCGTCTGTACGACTCGCTCAGCGCGCAGCTGACCGACTTCGAGCCCCTCGTCGACGGCGAGGTCGGCATCTACGTCTGCGGCCCGACGGTGCAGTCGAGCCCGCACATCGGGCACCTCCGGTCGGCGCTCGTCTACGACCTGTGGCGCCGCTGGTTCTCCCACCGCGGCTACCGCGTCACCCTGGTGCGCAACGTCACCGACATCGACGACAAGATCCTCGACAATGCCGCGCGGGCCGCCGACGCGGGAACGCCGGAAGAGTGGTGGGCGCTCGCCTACCGGTTCGAGCTCGAGTTCACCGCGTCGTACAACACCCTCGGCATCCAGCCTCCGACCTACGAGCCCCGCGCCACCGCGAGCGTCGCGCAGATGCAGGAGATCATCGCCCGACTGATCGATCGCGGTCACGCATACCCGGCGCCCGACGGCTCCGGCGACGTGTACTTCGACACCGGGAGCTGGCCCGCGTACGGTCTGCTCACCCGGCAGAAGACCGACGACATGGTCGCGGCGAGCGACGCGGACCCTCGCGGCAAGCGCGATCCCCGCGACTTCGCGCTCTGGAAGGGGCGGAAGGACGGCGAGCCCGTCTCGGCATCATGGGACTCCCCGTGGGGTGCTGGACGCCCCGGATGGCACATCGAATGCTCCGCGATGTCGGCGCGCTATCTGGGGCCCGCGTTCGACATCCACGGCGGCGGCCTCGACCTGCGCTTCCCTCACCACGAGAACGAGCTGGCGCAGACCACCGCGGCCGGCGACCCGTTCGCGAGCTACTGGGTGCACAACGGACTCGTCAACGTCGAGGGCCAGAAGATGTCCAAGTCGCTCGGCAACTCCATCTTCGCCGCCGACCTGCTCGGCGCCGCCCGCCCCATCGTGGTGCGCTACTACCTCGCCTCCGCCCACTACCGTTCGGTGCTCGACTACCACGACGGCGCGCTGCTCGAAGCGGAGGCCGCGCTCGAGCGCATCGAGACGTTCCTCCTGCGGGTGCAACGCCGTCTCGCCGACACCCGCTTCGCGGGCGCCGGTGCTCCGGTCGTGCCCGAGGCGTTCGCCGCCGCGATGGACGACGACCTCTCCGTGCCCGAGGCCCTCGCCGTGCTGCACGAGACGGTGCGAGCGGGCAACGCCGCGCTCGACGCCGAAGACCTGCCCGCGGCAGCCGCTCACCGCGCCGCGGTGCACGCGATGACGGCGGTGCTCGGCATCGACCCCACCTCCGCCGAGTGGCGCGGCGCCGACCACTCGTCGGTGCACGTCGTGCTGACCGCTCTCGTCGAGCGGCTCATCGACGACCGGCAGCAGGCGAGGGCGACGAAGGACTTCGCGCGCGCAGACGGGATCCGTTCGGATCTCGCCGCCGCGGGCATCACCCTCGAGGATTCGGCGGGTGCGACACATTGGAGTATCGATGGCCGGTAA
- the ispD gene encoding 2-C-methyl-D-erythritol 4-phosphate cytidylyltransferase: MTLALGSPDAVVIVAAGEGTRLGYGLPKAFVPVAGSTMLQRAFDTVAAAERAFEAVLVVPGDLVERVGVMIGAVPAVRVVAGGASRHESVRRGLGVLSPNTRRVLVHDAARALTPASLIDAVVDAVELTGNGVVPALPVVDTVKRVDEERVLETVDRSSLAAVQTPQGFPFAELRAAYDSVESEHTDDTAVFAAAGHTVITVPGSPAAFKITTADDLVRAERMLAGEASLRTGIGVDVHAFGDTRELRLAGLVWPDYPALDGHSDGDAVAHAICDALLSAAKLGDIGGRFGTSDPRYSGAAGEVFLSATLSLLRENGIEPVNVAVQIIGARPRFSARRLDAEQLLAEILGVPVSLAATTSDGLGFTGRDEGVAVLATALVRAVGARAQ, encoded by the coding sequence ATGACGCTGGCTCTCGGTTCTCCCGACGCGGTCGTGATCGTCGCAGCGGGTGAAGGCACCCGCCTCGGTTACGGCCTTCCCAAGGCGTTCGTTCCCGTCGCGGGGTCGACGATGCTGCAGCGCGCGTTCGACACCGTCGCGGCGGCGGAGCGCGCGTTCGAGGCCGTGCTCGTCGTACCCGGAGACCTGGTCGAGCGTGTCGGCGTGATGATCGGGGCCGTCCCCGCGGTCCGAGTGGTCGCAGGCGGGGCGTCGCGCCATGAGTCCGTGCGCCGTGGACTCGGGGTCTTGTCTCCGAACACCCGTCGCGTGCTCGTGCACGACGCAGCCCGTGCGCTCACCCCCGCCTCGCTGATCGACGCGGTCGTCGACGCGGTCGAGCTCACCGGTAACGGCGTGGTGCCGGCGCTGCCCGTCGTCGACACCGTCAAGCGGGTCGACGAGGAACGCGTCCTCGAGACCGTCGACCGGTCGAGCCTCGCCGCTGTGCAGACGCCCCAGGGCTTCCCCTTCGCCGAGCTTCGTGCCGCCTACGACAGCGTCGAGTCCGAGCACACCGACGACACCGCGGTCTTCGCGGCCGCGGGTCACACCGTGATCACCGTCCCGGGCAGCCCGGCGGCGTTCAAGATCACCACCGCCGACGATCTCGTCCGCGCCGAGCGGATGCTCGCCGGCGAGGCGTCGCTGCGCACCGGGATCGGCGTCGACGTCCACGCCTTCGGCGACACGCGCGAGTTGCGTCTCGCGGGGCTGGTGTGGCCCGACTATCCCGCACTCGACGGGCACAGCGACGGGGACGCGGTCGCGCACGCCATCTGCGACGCGCTGCTCTCGGCGGCGAAGCTCGGCGACATCGGCGGCCGGTTCGGCACCTCCGATCCGCGCTACTCCGGCGCTGCGGGGGAGGTGTTCCTCTCCGCCACGCTGTCGCTGCTGCGCGAGAACGGGATCGAGCCGGTCAACGTGGCCGTCCAGATCATCGGCGCGCGTCCGCGGTTCTCCGCCCGCCGCCTCGACGCCGAGCAGCTGCTCGCGGAGATCCTCGGCGTCCCCGTCAGCCTCGCCGCGACGACCAGCGACGGACTGGGCTTCACGGGTCGCGACGAAGGCGTCGCCGTGCTCGCAACCGCGCTCGTCAGGGCCGTCGGCGCCCGCGCTCAGTAG
- a CDS encoding CarD family transcriptional regulator encodes MLFEVGETVVYPHHGAATITEVKKRMVRGEEKVYLKLNVTQGDLTIEVPADNVDLVGVRDVIGKEGLDRVFEVLRAPFVEEPTNWSRRYKANLEKLASGDVIKVSEVVRDLWRRDQDRGLSAGEKRMLAKARQILISELALAEKTDEEQASTVLDEVLAS; translated from the coding sequence ATGCTTTTCGAGGTCGGCGAGACTGTCGTTTACCCCCATCACGGGGCAGCAACCATCACTGAAGTGAAGAAGCGGATGGTTCGAGGTGAAGAGAAGGTCTATCTCAAGCTCAACGTCACCCAGGGTGATCTGACCATCGAAGTCCCGGCCGACAACGTCGACCTCGTCGGCGTCCGCGACGTCATCGGCAAGGAGGGCCTCGACCGTGTGTTCGAGGTCCTGCGAGCCCCGTTCGTCGAGGAGCCGACCAACTGGTCGCGCCGGTACAAGGCGAACCTCGAGAAGCTCGCCTCGGGTGACGTCATCAAGGTCTCCGAGGTCGTCCGCGACCTCTGGCGTCGTGACCAGGACCGTGGCCTCTCCGCCGGTGAGAAGCGCATGCTCGCGAAGGCACGCCAGATCCTCATCTCCGAACTCGCGCTGGCCGAGAAGACCGACGAGGAGCAGGCGTCGACCGTCCTCGACGAGGTTCTCGCCTCCTGA
- a CDS encoding DNA modification methylase, with amino-acid sequence MKIRAAASILLAASLAAGLSGCNFFSPQATLKKYDPSDGVGANLGDVDVRNVLLVTEDGSRATLVMSVVNTGTDAKSLEVEYVSEAADAIAGRVSFDVEVPGQSIITTSATENDEQIVLEDIDAPAGSLFSVFLQSGTSEGTELRVPVLDGSLAEYDGLLPSPSPTPTPTPTVIVEPTPIPTTTPGTEPEAPLTEPETGPEVDTAE; translated from the coding sequence GTGAAGATCCGCGCCGCCGCCTCCATCCTGCTGGCGGCCTCGCTGGCCGCCGGCCTCTCGGGGTGCAACTTCTTCAGCCCGCAGGCCACGCTCAAGAAGTACGACCCGAGCGACGGCGTGGGCGCGAACCTCGGCGACGTCGACGTGCGCAACGTGCTGCTCGTCACCGAGGACGGCTCACGGGCGACCCTCGTGATGTCGGTCGTCAACACCGGCACCGACGCGAAGTCGCTCGAGGTCGAGTACGTGAGCGAGGCCGCCGACGCGATCGCGGGCCGGGTCAGCTTCGACGTCGAGGTGCCCGGTCAGTCGATCATCACCACCAGCGCGACCGAGAACGACGAGCAGATCGTGCTCGAGGACATCGACGCCCCAGCCGGCTCGCTCTTCTCCGTCTTCCTGCAGTCCGGCACGAGCGAGGGCACCGAGCTCCGCGTGCCCGTGCTCGACGGGTCGCTCGCCGAGTACGACGGCCTCCTTCCGAGCCCGTCGCCCACGCCGACCCCCACCCCGACGGTCATCGTCGAGCCGACGCCGATCCCGACGACCACGCCGGGCACCGAACCCGAGGCGCCGCTGACCGAGCCGGAGACCGGCCCCGAGGTCGACACCGCCGAGTGA
- a CDS encoding response regulator transcription factor, with the protein MTHILLVEDEPALSEPLAFLLQREGYEVTVADDGRKALAEFDANGADLVLLDLMLPGLSGTEVCRELRTRSSVPIIMLTAKDSEVDIVVGLELGADDYVTKPYSTRELIARVRAVLRRKQEPVDEEPLLRVGPVTMDVERHIVLVGGRETPMPLKEFDLLEMLLRNAGRVLTRGQLIDRVWGSDYFGDTKTLDVHIKRIRAKIEESPSEPTLLVTVRGLGYRIEDVEPS; encoded by the coding sequence ATGACCCACATCCTGCTGGTCGAGGATGAGCCCGCCCTCAGCGAGCCCCTCGCCTTCCTGCTTCAGCGCGAGGGCTACGAGGTCACCGTGGCCGACGACGGCCGCAAGGCGCTCGCCGAGTTCGACGCGAACGGCGCCGACCTCGTGCTCCTCGACCTCATGCTGCCCGGCCTGTCCGGCACCGAGGTCTGCCGCGAGCTGCGCACCCGCTCGTCGGTGCCGATCATCATGCTCACCGCCAAGGACTCCGAGGTCGACATCGTCGTGGGCCTCGAACTCGGCGCCGACGACTACGTCACCAAGCCGTATTCGACGCGCGAGCTGATCGCCCGGGTCCGCGCCGTGCTGCGGCGCAAGCAGGAACCCGTCGACGAAGAGCCGCTGCTGCGCGTCGGCCCAGTCACGATGGACGTCGAGCGCCACATCGTGCTCGTCGGGGGTCGCGAGACGCCGATGCCGCTCAAGGAGTTCGACCTGCTCGAGATGCTGCTGCGCAACGCGGGACGCGTCCTGACGCGCGGTCAGCTGATCGACCGCGTGTGGGGATCCGACTACTTCGGCGACACCAAGACGCTCGACGTCCACATCAAGCGCATCCGCGCGAAGATCGAGGAGTCGCCGTCGGAGCCGACGCTGCTCGTGACGGTGCGCGGCCTCGGCTATCGCATCGAGGACGTCGAACCCAGCTAG
- a CDS encoding cell wall metabolism sensor histidine kinase WalK has translation MESAWLVLLAMLLGLAVGVAFSTAVVLALRSGDRAMALVNQEVPDGIEETLLVLPSAGMVIDPSNTVVTHSPSAVALGLVRDRQLVHPSLVTLVDDARRSEDSLEQELALSRGPFGDESLLVTARAARLGVRYVLLLVDDDTEAHRLEDVRRDFMANISHELKTPIGAIGLLSEALVSAADDREQVERFASRMMTEAVRLSNITAEIIELSRLQAGNAIASPEIVDLDHVIASAIEQSAVVADARRIEVAKGGTKKVKVLGDQALLTVAVHNLISNAIQYSPDGSRVGVGVRLADELAEIAVTDQGVGIDEADLGRVFERFYRVDPARSRNTGGTGLGLSIVKHVVQNHGGEVKVWSRRGRGSTFTIRIPEASESRSAALGLERE, from the coding sequence ATGGAATCGGCATGGCTGGTGCTCCTGGCCATGCTGTTGGGCCTGGCTGTCGGCGTCGCCTTCTCGACCGCGGTGGTGCTCGCGCTGCGCAGCGGGGACCGGGCGATGGCGCTCGTAAACCAGGAGGTGCCCGACGGCATCGAGGAGACGCTCCTCGTGCTCCCGTCCGCCGGCATGGTCATCGACCCGTCGAACACGGTCGTCACCCACTCGCCGAGTGCCGTGGCGCTCGGCCTCGTCCGCGATCGTCAGCTGGTGCATCCGTCCCTCGTGACCCTCGTCGACGACGCCCGCCGGTCGGAGGACTCGCTCGAGCAGGAGCTCGCGCTGTCACGTGGACCGTTCGGCGACGAGAGCCTCCTGGTGACGGCCAGGGCCGCCCGCCTCGGCGTGCGCTACGTGCTGCTCCTCGTCGACGACGACACCGAGGCCCACCGCCTCGAGGACGTGCGCCGCGACTTCATGGCGAACATCAGCCACGAGCTGAAGACCCCGATCGGCGCCATCGGCCTGCTCTCCGAGGCCCTCGTGTCGGCCGCCGACGACCGCGAGCAGGTCGAGCGGTTCGCGAGCCGGATGATGACCGAGGCGGTCCGGCTCAGCAACATCACCGCCGAGATCATCGAGCTCTCCCGTCTGCAGGCGGGCAACGCCATCGCCTCCCCCGAGATCGTCGACCTCGACCACGTCATCGCGAGCGCCATCGAGCAGAGCGCCGTCGTCGCCGACGCGCGCCGCATCGAGGTCGCCAAGGGCGGCACGAAGAAGGTCAAGGTCCTGGGCGACCAGGCCCTGCTGACCGTCGCCGTGCACAACCTCATCTCGAACGCGATCCAGTACTCGCCCGACGGCTCCCGGGTGGGGGTCGGGGTCCGTCTCGCCGACGAGCTGGCCGAGATCGCGGTCACCGACCAGGGCGTCGGCATCGACGAAGCCGACCTGGGTCGCGTCTTCGAGCGCTTCTACCGCGTCGACCCCGCCCGTTCGCGCAACACCGGCGGCACCGGGCTGGGCCTCAGCATCGTCAAACACGTCGTGCAGAACCACGGGGGAGAGGTGAAGGTGTGGTCGCGCCGCGGACGCGGATCGACGTTCACCATCCGCATCCCCGAAGCGTCCGAGTCGCGATCGGCGGCTCTCGGATTGGAGAGAGAATGA
- the phoU gene encoding phosphate signaling complex protein PhoU yields MREVFQQELAEVRERLVTIAELVAISIEHATRAFNESDVALAESVIADDHRIDEQAVSLDELAINILARQQPVARDLRIVVSALRISASLERMGDMSSHIAQLARYRYPDKVIAKGLRSTFVEMGRLDVEIASKLVTLLRTEDVAVAEDIRNQDDEIDELHLSVFDKVLGETWKGAAVDTVDATLASRYHERFADHAVSIAKKVQYLATGDWTDAGSSAHVATA; encoded by the coding sequence ATGCGCGAAGTGTTCCAGCAGGAGCTCGCCGAGGTCCGGGAGCGTCTGGTGACGATCGCCGAGCTCGTCGCGATCTCGATCGAGCACGCGACCCGCGCGTTCAACGAGTCCGACGTAGCCCTCGCCGAGTCGGTCATCGCCGATGACCACCGCATCGACGAGCAGGCCGTCAGCCTCGACGAGCTCGCCATCAACATCCTCGCCCGTCAGCAGCCGGTCGCCCGCGATCTGCGCATCGTCGTCAGCGCACTGCGCATCAGCGCGTCGCTCGAACGCATGGGCGACATGAGCTCGCACATCGCCCAGCTGGCGCGCTACCGCTACCCGGACAAGGTGATCGCGAAGGGCCTGCGCTCGACCTTCGTCGAGATGGGCCGCCTCGACGTCGAGATCGCCAGCAAGCTCGTCACGCTGCTGCGCACCGAGGACGTCGCCGTCGCCGAGGACATCCGCAACCAGGACGACGAGATCGACGAGCTGCACCTCAGCGTCTTCGACAAGGTGCTCGGCGAGACCTGGAAGGGCGCCGCGGTCGACACCGTCGACGCGACCCTCGCCAGCCGCTACCACGAGCGTTTCGCCGACCACGCGGTCTCGATCGCGAAGAAGGTCCAGTACCTCGCCACCGGCGACTGGACCGATGCGGGCAGCAGCGCCCACGTCGCGACCGCCTGA
- a CDS encoding phosphoglyceromutase, translating into MAAPYTLVLVRHGHSEWNEKGLFTGWVDAGLTDKGRAEATRAGQLLRESGIEPDILYTSLLTRAIDTANLALGEADRLWIETKRTWRLNERHYGDLQGKDKAATLEEYGPEQFMTWRRSFDVPPPPIGDDNPYSQANDPRYADLGPDLPKTEALLNVIERMLPYWEIEIKPQLRAGRTVIVVAHGNSLRALVKHLDGISDEAIAELNLPTGIPLVYRLDETLTPLVAGGEYLDPEAAAAGAAAVASQGKK; encoded by the coding sequence ATGGCTGCTCCATACACGCTCGTCCTCGTCCGTCACGGCCACAGCGAGTGGAACGAGAAGGGACTGTTCACCGGCTGGGTCGATGCGGGCCTCACCGACAAGGGCCGCGCCGAAGCGACCCGCGCGGGTCAGCTCCTGCGCGAGTCGGGCATCGAACCCGACATCCTGTACACCTCGCTGCTGACGCGCGCGATCGACACCGCGAACCTCGCCCTCGGTGAGGCCGACCGCCTCTGGATCGAGACCAAGCGCACCTGGCGGCTCAACGAGCGCCACTACGGCGACCTGCAGGGCAAGGACAAGGCGGCCACCCTCGAGGAGTACGGCCCCGAGCAGTTCATGACCTGGCGCCGGTCGTTCGACGTGCCGCCGCCCCCGATCGGCGACGACAACCCGTACTCGCAGGCGAACGACCCGCGCTACGCCGACCTCGGCCCCGACCTGCCGAAGACCGAGGCGCTCCTCAATGTGATCGAGCGGATGCTCCCGTACTGGGAGATCGAGATCAAGCCGCAGCTGCGCGCCGGCCGCACCGTCATCGTCGTCGCGCACGGCAACTCGCTGCGCGCGCTGGTGAAGCACCTCGACGGCATCTCGGACGAGGCGATCGCCGAGCTGAATCTGCCGACCGGCATCCCGCTCGTCTACCGTCTCGACGAGACGCTCACGCCCCTCGTCGCGGGCGGCGAGTACCTCGACCCCGAGGCCGCCGCCGCCGGTGCCGCAGCCGTCGCCAGCCAGGGCAAGAAGTAG
- a CDS encoding class I SAM-dependent methyltransferase, whose protein sequence is MPEGRITRGTTGTNRLRRVDRWIAASPSFLAPQRPLVVDLGYGAAPWTASELFDRLRRIRPETRVVGIEIDPERVAAGASYARPGLEFVRGGFEVPLPTGRRADVIRAMNVLRQYDEGEVDAAWALMRSRLASGGVLVDGTSNEVGRVASWVAVGSAGPQTFTVSLRLKELERPGIVEERLPKALIHRNVDGERVHDLLVDLDRFWAHAAPYGQFGEVQRWLNTVERLADAGWPVRDGRRRWRLGELTLDWASVAPR, encoded by the coding sequence ATGCCAGAAGGCCGGATCACCCGCGGGACGACGGGCACCAACCGTCTGCGGCGGGTCGACCGGTGGATCGCCGCGAGCCCGTCGTTCCTCGCCCCGCAGCGCCCCCTCGTCGTCGATCTCGGCTACGGCGCCGCGCCGTGGACCGCGTCGGAGCTGTTCGATCGTCTGCGCCGCATCCGGCCGGAGACCCGGGTGGTCGGCATCGAGATCGACCCGGAGCGCGTCGCGGCGGGAGCCTCCTACGCCCGGCCGGGACTCGAGTTCGTGCGGGGCGGATTCGAGGTTCCGCTCCCCACGGGCCGCCGGGCGGACGTCATCCGGGCGATGAACGTGCTGCGCCAGTACGACGAGGGCGAAGTCGACGCGGCGTGGGCGCTCATGCGCTCCCGTCTCGCCTCGGGCGGTGTGCTCGTCGACGGCACGAGCAACGAGGTCGGACGCGTGGCGAGCTGGGTGGCGGTCGGCTCCGCCGGCCCCCAGACCTTCACGGTGTCGCTCCGGCTGAAGGAGTTGGAGCGGCCGGGCATCGTCGAGGAGCGGCTGCCGAAGGCGCTGATCCACCGCAACGTCGACGGCGAGCGCGTGCACGACCTGCTCGTCGACCTCGACCGCTTCTGGGCGCACGCCGCGCCCTACGGTCAGTTCGGCGAGGTGCAGCGCTGGCTCAACACGGTCGAGCGGCTGGCCGACGCAGGCTGGCCGGTACGCGACGGGCGCCGACGGTGGCGTCTCGGCGAGCTCACCCTCGACTGGGCAAGCGTGGCCCCGCGCTGA